From Psychroflexus torquis ATCC 700755, the proteins below share one genomic window:
- a CDS encoding GH3 auxin-responsive promoter family protein, protein MPIKSIAAKIFAKYITSQIKSWSSQPLETQRKVFKSLVKEGRKTKFGKDHRFDEIETFEDFFERIPIQDYEGLKPYIDQVVDGQEDILWPGKPLYFAKTSGTTSGAKYIPLTKESIPTHTSAARNAILSYIAETGNSSFVDGKMIFLQGSPELKEKNGIFFGRLSGIVAHFVPNYLQKNRLPNWETNCIEDWDKKISEIVEETYTQDMTIISGIPSWVQIYFEKLKDKTGKSISELFPNLELFIYGGVNYEPYRSKFENLIGGSVNSIELYPASEGFFAFQDSQTADGMLLQLNSCIFYEFIKADEFFEETPEILTIGDVKVDVNYVMIISTNAGLWRYNVGDTVMFTNTHPYRLKVSGRIKHYTSAFGEHVIAQEVEQAIIKASEEFEAQINEFTVAPQITPKEGLPYHEWLIEFQKEPINMEAFRQKMDDLLQQQNAYYHDLIKGNILKTLVITKVQKDGFQNYMKSIGKLGGQNKLPRLSNDRKIADELYKQLIKQ, encoded by the coding sequence ATGCCCATTAAATCTATAGCCGCAAAAATATTTGCTAAATACATTACATCACAAATTAAAAGTTGGTCTTCTCAACCCCTAGAGACTCAGCGTAAAGTTTTCAAAAGCCTCGTGAAAGAAGGTCGCAAAACCAAATTTGGAAAAGATCACCGATTCGATGAGATCGAAACCTTCGAAGATTTTTTTGAGCGTATACCCATTCAAGATTATGAAGGATTAAAACCTTATATTGACCAAGTCGTCGACGGTCAAGAAGATATCTTATGGCCAGGTAAGCCTCTATACTTTGCAAAAACTTCTGGAACTACAAGCGGGGCTAAATATATACCTTTAACCAAAGAATCTATCCCAACCCATACCAGCGCTGCTAGAAATGCCATATTATCTTATATTGCAGAAACTGGTAACTCTAGTTTTGTAGATGGTAAAATGATTTTTTTGCAAGGGAGTCCTGAGTTAAAAGAAAAAAACGGAATTTTCTTTGGAAGACTGTCTGGGATTGTCGCTCATTTTGTCCCCAATTATCTTCAGAAAAACAGATTGCCAAATTGGGAAACCAATTGTATAGAAGATTGGGACAAAAAAATAAGCGAAATCGTAGAGGAAACCTATACCCAAGACATGACCATCATTAGTGGTATTCCATCTTGGGTACAGATTTATTTTGAAAAACTAAAAGATAAAACTGGAAAGTCTATTTCAGAACTCTTTCCTAATCTTGAGCTATTTATTTATGGGGGTGTAAATTATGAACCCTACCGTTCAAAATTTGAAAATCTAATAGGAGGTTCAGTTAATAGTATAGAACTTTATCCTGCCTCTGAAGGTTTCTTTGCTTTTCAAGACTCTCAAACAGCAGATGGGATGCTTCTTCAGTTAAACTCATGTATATTTTATGAATTCATCAAGGCTGATGAATTTTTTGAGGAGACTCCTGAAATACTAACAATCGGAGATGTGAAAGTCGATGTAAATTATGTGATGATTATCTCTACCAATGCAGGCTTATGGAGGTATAATGTCGGAGACACAGTCATGTTTACCAATACACACCCTTATCGACTAAAAGTTTCTGGTAGAATTAAGCATTACACTTCTGCTTTTGGAGAACATGTAATTGCTCAAGAAGTAGAGCAGGCTATTATTAAAGCCTCCGAAGAATTCGAGGCCCAAATTAATGAATTCACAGTCGCTCCACAAATTACTCCAAAAGAAGGATTACCTTATCACGAATGGTTGATTGAATTTCAAAAGGAACCCATAAACATGGAAGCTTTTAGACAGAAGATGGATGATCTGCTTCAACAACAAAATGCGTATTATCATGACCTTATAAAGGGTAATATATTGAAAACTTTAGTGATTACTAAGGTTCAAAAAGACGGGTTTCAAAATTATATGAAATCCATTGGAAAGCTCGGAGGACAAAATAAATTACCACGGCTGTCTAACGATAGAAAAATAGCAGACGAATTATATAAGCAGCTGATAAAACAATAA
- a CDS encoding M23 family metallopeptidase, with translation MSSPKKDKRKVKQKLLHKYRLVILNEDTFEERLSFQLSKLNVIILTAISTLLLISGTALLIAFTPIREFIPGYSSTALKNKATRLTITVDSLMADVEINDIYFKSIRNMLTGQLDSLSAKDAYSINDIEPVDAETVNIYASQQDSILREKVEQEDKYSLLERATFNANFTLFPPVSGQISEEYNADAKHYAVDIVTKKDEPVKATLDGTVIFSEWSVETGYVIIIEHSRGLISVYKHNNSLLKSQGDLVTAGEVIAVVGDTGEFSYGPHLHFELWVDGYPVNPSDYINFE, from the coding sequence ATGAGTTCACCTAAAAAAGATAAACGAAAAGTTAAGCAAAAACTACTTCATAAGTATCGTTTAGTCATATTGAATGAAGATACTTTTGAAGAGAGGCTGTCATTTCAATTGTCTAAATTAAACGTAATCATCTTAACAGCAATATCAACTTTATTATTGATCTCTGGAACAGCTCTTCTAATTGCTTTTACACCAATAAGAGAGTTTATTCCTGGATATTCTTCGACAGCTTTAAAAAACAAAGCCACACGGTTAACGATTACGGTAGATTCTTTAATGGCAGATGTAGAAATAAATGATATCTATTTTAAGTCGATACGCAATATGCTAACTGGGCAATTGGATTCATTAAGTGCAAAAGACGCCTATTCTATAAACGACATAGAACCTGTAGATGCTGAAACAGTAAATATATACGCTTCCCAACAGGATTCCATTTTACGAGAAAAAGTAGAACAGGAAGATAAATACAGTCTTTTAGAAAGAGCAACTTTTAATGCAAATTTTACGCTTTTCCCTCCAGTTTCTGGTCAAATTTCAGAAGAATATAATGCCGATGCTAAGCACTATGCCGTAGATATTGTTACTAAAAAAGATGAACCTGTAAAAGCGACTCTAGATGGTACAGTTATTTTTTCAGAATGGTCTGTTGAAACTGGTTATGTGATTATTATTGAACACAGCCGAGGATTAATATCTGTATATAAACACAATAACTCGCTGTTGAAAAGTCAAGGCGATTTGGTAACTGCAGGAGAAGTGATCGCTGTAGTTGGGGACACAGGAGAATTTTCTTATGGTCCTCACTTACATTTTGAACTTTGGGTAGATGGATATCCTGTCAACCCATCCGATTACATAAATTTTGAATAA
- a CDS encoding Sec-independent protein translocase subunit TatA/TatB, producing the protein MNALNALNVIMGMVGPWQWVIIGIAILLLFGGKKIPELMRGLGSGIKEFKDASKEEDDDSETKKESKSIK; encoded by the coding sequence ATGAATGCACTTAATGCACTTAATGTAATAATGGGAATGGTGGGACCATGGCAATGGGTCATTATTGGTATTGCGATTTTACTGTTGTTTGGCGGAAAGAAAATACCAGAATTGATGAGAGGACTAGGGAGCGGAATTAAGGAATTTAAAGACGCATCGAAGGAAGAAGATGATGATAGTGAGACTAAAAAAGAGTCTAAGTCTATTAAATAA
- a CDS encoding UDP-2,3-diacylglucosamine diphosphatase has translation MKLPEGKKIYFSSDNHLGAPTHLESLKREKVFVSWLDHIKSDAHAIFLLGDLFDFWFEYREVVPKGFVRTLGKLAELSDAGVEIYFFVGNHDLWMKDYFEKELNIPVFYKPQVFEINSAVFFMGHGDGLGPGDLGYKRMKKVFTHPVSKWLFKWLHPDLGVRLARHLSVKNKLISGDEDANFLGEKNEWLAQYCKRKLLSSHYDYFVFGHRHLPMEIEVGKASLYINLGDWISHYTYGVFDGKEFTLKKFN, from the coding sequence ATGAAACTTCCCGAAGGAAAAAAGATTTACTTTTCTAGCGATAATCACCTCGGTGCGCCAACGCATTTAGAAAGTCTAAAGCGAGAGAAAGTTTTTGTCTCTTGGCTAGATCACATTAAAAGTGATGCTCATGCTATCTTTTTGTTAGGAGATCTTTTCGATTTCTGGTTCGAATACCGAGAAGTGGTTCCCAAAGGCTTTGTTAGAACACTTGGTAAGCTTGCTGAGCTTAGTGATGCTGGAGTAGAGATTTACTTTTTTGTAGGAAACCACGACCTATGGATGAAAGATTATTTTGAAAAAGAGCTTAACATACCTGTTTTTTATAAACCACAAGTGTTTGAAATAAATTCAGCTGTCTTTTTTATGGGTCACGGAGATGGCTTGGGCCCAGGGGATTTAGGATATAAACGAATGAAGAAAGTATTTACCCACCCTGTTTCGAAATGGCTCTTCAAATGGCTACATCCGGATTTAGGAGTGCGATTGGCCAGACACCTTTCGGTGAAAAATAAACTTATTTCTGGAGATGAAGATGCGAATTTTTTAGGGGAAAAGAACGAATGGTTAGCTCAGTATTGTAAGCGTAAGCTTTTATCTTCTCATTATGATTACTTTGTATTTGGGCACAGACACTTACCTATGGAAATCGAAGTTGGAAAGGCTTCCCTGTACATTAATTTAGGAGACTGGATTTCTCACTATACTTATGGAGTGTTTGATGGAAAAGAATTTACATTAAAGAAATTCAATTAA
- a CDS encoding head GIN domain-containing protein, with amino-acid sequence MKVKINFIACLFLILGSSAFSQVKSISPGEEFTKIKVSTGLFVEIITNSDESKIDIKGSEKDNVNVDIKNGELELSLPVGQLFSEAEILVTVYTRKVEELKARSGSEVEFKNKVQQEELSLIASEGSYIGGVIEVKNLAVRTVTGASVSLVGFANNQNISLKTGASYDGKNLETENTSISVSYGGEAIVFSTDSCSANVTAGGSIDIYGSPSSISQNVKLGGNIHLIEE; translated from the coding sequence ATGAAAGTTAAAATCAATTTTATAGCCTGCTTATTTCTTATCCTTGGATCTTCTGCCTTTTCACAGGTAAAATCTATTTCACCAGGGGAAGAGTTTACAAAAATCAAAGTCTCTACTGGACTTTTTGTTGAAATCATCACCAATTCAGACGAAAGCAAAATCGATATAAAAGGCTCTGAAAAAGACAATGTAAATGTTGATATTAAAAATGGTGAATTGGAATTGAGTTTACCGGTTGGTCAACTCTTTTCTGAAGCCGAAATTTTAGTGACGGTCTATACCCGTAAAGTTGAAGAATTGAAGGCAAGAAGTGGTTCTGAAGTAGAATTTAAGAACAAAGTTCAGCAAGAGGAACTGAGTCTTATTGCCTCTGAAGGGAGTTATATTGGCGGTGTAATTGAAGTTAAAAATTTAGCTGTAAGAACAGTAACTGGTGCTAGCGTTAGTTTAGTTGGGTTTGCTAATAACCAAAATATAAGTTTAAAAACAGGAGCCTCTTATGATGGTAAGAATCTCGAAACTGAAAACACGAGTATAAGTGTAAGCTATGGGGGAGAAGCGATCGTATTCTCTACCGATAGTTGTAGCGCTAATGTGACTGCTGGAGGTAGTATTGATATTTATGGGAGTCCTTCTTCCATAAGCCAAAACGTTAAACTCGGCGGAAATATCCACCTTATTGAGGAGTAA
- a CDS encoding ligase-associated DNA damage response exonuclease — MQEPLLAFNQNGIYCAKADVYLDPWRKVDKAIISHGHADHSRWGNKKYITHHDNIPIMKHRLGEIDVMGKAYGESFTINNVKFSLHPAGHVIGSSQIRVEHQGEVWVFTGDYKDEADGVCTPYDPVKCHTFITECTFGLPAFKWKPQAEVMAEINEWWQSNKADGRTSVLFGYSLGKAQRLLKHLDTNIGDIYTHGAIENMTNVLRTRVDFPETKLITRETTKKELNGNLVLAPPSAHGGTWIRKMVPYVTASASGWMTFRGARRRRAIDKGFVMSDHCDWDGLLNSIKATECEKVICTHGYTDIFSRYLREIGYDARTQDTQYDGETDDSDL; from the coding sequence ATGCAAGAACCCTTATTAGCATTCAATCAAAATGGAATTTACTGCGCCAAGGCAGATGTGTACCTTGACCCTTGGAGAAAAGTAGATAAAGCTATTATTTCTCATGGCCATGCCGACCATTCTCGCTGGGGTAATAAAAAATATATTACCCATCACGATAACATCCCTATTATGAAACATCGTCTAGGAGAAATAGATGTAATGGGCAAAGCATATGGGGAAAGCTTTACCATCAATAATGTAAAATTCAGTTTACATCCCGCAGGACATGTCATTGGAAGTTCACAAATACGCGTGGAGCACCAAGGAGAAGTCTGGGTGTTTACAGGCGATTATAAAGATGAAGCCGATGGGGTTTGCACACCCTACGACCCCGTAAAATGCCACACCTTTATTACTGAATGTACTTTTGGTTTACCTGCCTTTAAGTGGAAACCTCAAGCGGAGGTAATGGCAGAAATCAATGAATGGTGGCAAAGCAATAAAGCTGATGGACGCACCTCTGTCCTTTTTGGCTATTCCCTTGGGAAAGCACAGCGGCTTTTAAAACATCTCGATACTAACATTGGAGACATCTATACCCATGGTGCTATTGAAAATATGACAAATGTGCTAAGAACACGTGTAGATTTTCCTGAAACTAAACTTATCACACGAGAAACCACCAAAAAGGAACTGAATGGAAATTTGGTTCTTGCGCCACCCAGCGCTCATGGAGGAACTTGGATTCGGAAAATGGTCCCCTATGTCACTGCATCGGCTAGCGGTTGGATGACTTTTAGGGGAGCTAGAAGACGACGGGCTATTGATAAAGGTTTTGTGATGAGCGACCATTGCGATTGGGATGGCTTACTCAACAGCATTAAAGCAACTGAGTGTGAAAAAGTGATTTGTACACACGGTTACACCGATATCTTCTCAAGATATTTACGGGAAATAGGCTACGATGCTAGGACACAAGATACACAGTATGATGGAGAAACCGACGATTCTGATTTGTAA
- a CDS encoding ABC transporter ATP-binding protein produces MNRLQLINVSKTYKNGVKALDNISIEINSGMFGLLGPNGAGKSTLMRTIATLQQPDSGEIHLDEIDILNQKMELRKVLGYLPQSFGVYPKLSAEKLLHYFAELKGISSKKERNKIVDYALEVTNLSSVKNKHVAGYSGGMKQRFGIAQLLLNNPKLIIVDEPTAGLDPAERHRFLNVLREIGTNHIVILSTHIVDDVKELCTDMAILNGGKLLSHKKPIDAVSELKDKTWGLSIDRENLETYESQFNLISTNYNQDNSLNIRVYGDTQPGEKFQKVEPDLSDVYFVHLKADETEATNQHS; encoded by the coding sequence ATGAATCGACTTCAACTCATCAATGTCTCCAAAACCTATAAAAACGGAGTGAAAGCTCTTGATAATATTTCCATAGAAATCAATTCTGGAATGTTTGGATTACTAGGACCCAATGGGGCTGGAAAATCTACCTTAATGCGAACTATCGCTACATTGCAACAACCAGATTCTGGTGAAATTCACTTAGATGAGATTGATATTTTGAATCAGAAAATGGAATTGCGTAAAGTTTTGGGGTATTTGCCACAATCCTTTGGTGTGTATCCAAAATTGTCGGCAGAAAAACTCTTGCATTATTTTGCTGAATTGAAAGGAATCTCAAGTAAAAAAGAACGAAATAAGATTGTGGATTACGCCCTAGAGGTGACCAACCTTTCCAGTGTTAAAAACAAGCACGTAGCCGGATATTCCGGTGGGATGAAACAGCGTTTTGGAATTGCCCAATTACTACTGAATAATCCTAAACTTATTATTGTAGACGAGCCAACGGCTGGTCTGGATCCAGCAGAGCGTCATCGTTTTCTTAATGTTTTACGAGAAATCGGCACCAATCATATCGTTATCCTTTCTACGCATATTGTAGATGATGTAAAAGAGCTGTGTACCGATATGGCCATTCTGAACGGCGGTAAATTGCTAAGTCACAAAAAACCAATTGATGCGGTTTCAGAACTTAAAGATAAAACTTGGGGCCTTAGCATTGATCGGGAAAATTTGGAAACTTATGAATCTCAATTCAATTTGATTTCAACCAACTATAACCAAGATAATTCTTTAAATATACGTGTTTATGGCGATACTCAACCTGGAGAAAAATTTCAAAAAGTAGAACCAGACTTGAGTGATGTGTACTTTGTACACCTTAAAGCAGACGAAACTGAAGCCACTAACCAACACTCTTAA
- a CDS encoding ABC transporter permease/M1 family aminopeptidase — MFSSIFKFEIKTWFRTPITYIYSGIMFIFALILMASSGGLFDNFTVTTTSATFQNSALAINGLINIIAAFLYFLLPSIIGASVSKDFKYDMHQVLYSYPITKFNYLFAKFLSALSIVIMIILFICFGLYLGTIFPGTNPKLFMDFDILNYVQPLLLIILPNLIFFGAVVFAVVTFSRNIFIGFISILILIVIQGLAQTLAADVDNKTLAALIDPLGAQALSLETEYWTVFDRNTNYLPFEGYLLYNRLLWAAISILIFVFVYVKFKFNQQAIQFKLFKTKAERIIKRNFGSLVRIKIPEVSKTYKFKHWLKMAWTHSRFETKYIFKNWVFISFALVTVLVTFITLAQRIPIYGTSTYPVTREMMQSASGIISGFMIIITFLISGMLINRAQNTNMDQLVDVTPYPNWSFMLSKFLAIFKMQAFFYILALVIAIGVQIYNDYYKLEIDLYLFQFFAVDYLRVFAWTVMAFLVHVLIKNHIAGFITLLAGLIFLSFLPSFGIEQYIFRFNTNAGATYSDMVGYGTSLKVFYIYRLYWFALATVTYVLALLFYRRGISYSVKQRIERAKQNFNPLQKSIVALSLLLFISIGSWIYYTDNVVNTRYSGKEVEQLSVDFENQYSKYKELAQPRITSVDIDFDLYPETRDFKAKGEFILKNKTESPIDSVFINMNDYPQSYAFERAGKVVLKDTVYDFEIFKFNKNLSPGEEVKFTFEMENKLNTILTSNSPVRTNGTFINNQIFPSFGYNENREIQNNKTREKYGLEPKERMKSPYDSTALGNTYISSDADWIDFETTVSTSKDQIAIAPGYLQKEWMEGDRKYFHYKMDKKILNFYAFNSAEYEVYEDRWNDVNIQVFYHKPHDYNIERMVNATKKSLAYYSENFSPYQFKQLRILEFPLTSGSFAQSFANTVPYSEAIGFIAKVDDEDNESVDYPFSVTAHEVAHQWWAHQVIGANVRGATLLSESMSEYSSLKVLEKEYGKEQMRVFLKDALDKYLRGRRFESQKELPLMYNENQQYIHYNKGSLVLYAMSDYLGEKKMNNILKTYVDQVAFQEPPYTTSVEFVNILKSQTPDSLQYLIKDMFETITLYDNHALKATYEVLENGQYKVNFDVNVQKYRSSEKGEKEFSDAEGEGLVLETDDENLESLPLKDYIEVGVFGKSDESLDDVRKETVLYLRKHMISEINTTFSIIVDSKPLEVGIDPFNKLIDTDSDDNRIEVKEK; from the coding sequence ATGTTTTCAAGCATTTTCAAGTTCGAAATCAAGACTTGGTTTAGAACTCCTATTACCTATATTTATTCGGGCATCATGTTTATTTTTGCCTTGATTCTAATGGCCTCATCTGGTGGGCTTTTTGATAATTTTACCGTCACAACGACTTCCGCAACCTTTCAAAATTCTGCTTTAGCAATTAATGGTTTGATTAATATCATTGCTGCATTTTTGTATTTTTTACTTCCCTCCATCATTGGTGCATCGGTGAGTAAAGATTTTAAATACGATATGCACCAGGTGTTATATTCTTACCCGATCACCAAATTTAATTATCTATTTGCTAAGTTTTTGAGTGCATTAAGCATCGTCATCATGATTATTCTTTTCATTTGTTTCGGTCTCTATCTCGGTACTATTTTTCCGGGAACCAATCCAAAACTTTTCATGGATTTTGATATTCTGAATTACGTACAACCCCTTTTATTAATCATTTTACCTAACCTTATTTTCTTTGGGGCTGTTGTATTTGCAGTAGTTACGTTTTCAAGAAATATTTTCATAGGATTTATTAGCATATTAATATTGATTGTTATCCAAGGTTTAGCTCAAACTTTAGCAGCAGATGTCGATAACAAGACCCTTGCAGCTCTCATTGATCCTTTGGGCGCACAAGCATTATCACTTGAAACGGAATATTGGACTGTTTTTGATAGGAATACAAATTATTTACCCTTTGAAGGGTACCTGCTTTACAACCGATTGCTTTGGGCAGCTATTAGTATTTTAATTTTCGTGTTTGTATATGTGAAGTTCAAATTCAACCAGCAGGCTATTCAATTTAAACTTTTCAAGACTAAAGCAGAACGCATCATTAAAAGAAATTTTGGCAGTTTAGTGCGTATTAAAATACCAGAAGTAAGCAAAACCTATAAGTTTAAACATTGGTTGAAAATGGCCTGGACACACAGCCGTTTCGAAACTAAATACATTTTCAAAAACTGGGTTTTTATTTCTTTTGCACTCGTCACTGTATTGGTTACTTTTATAACACTTGCTCAACGTATTCCTATTTATGGTACTTCTACTTATCCCGTGACGCGAGAAATGATGCAGTCGGCTTCTGGAATCATTAGCGGGTTTATGATTATTATCACATTTTTGATTTCAGGCATGCTTATCAATCGTGCTCAAAACACAAATATGGACCAATTGGTGGATGTAACTCCTTACCCTAACTGGTCGTTTATGTTGTCCAAATTTCTTGCCATCTTCAAAATGCAAGCGTTTTTCTATATTTTAGCTCTGGTTATTGCTATTGGCGTTCAAATTTATAATGACTACTACAAATTGGAAATTGACTTGTATTTATTTCAATTTTTTGCTGTCGATTACTTACGAGTGTTTGCTTGGACGGTTATGGCATTCTTAGTTCATGTCCTTATCAAAAATCATATCGCAGGTTTTATAACTCTATTGGCAGGATTGATTTTTCTTTCTTTTCTCCCAAGTTTTGGTATTGAACAATACATCTTCAGATTCAACACTAATGCTGGTGCCACTTATTCCGATATGGTTGGTTATGGCACAAGTCTAAAAGTCTTTTATATTTACCGACTATATTGGTTTGCCTTGGCCACGGTGACGTATGTTTTGGCCCTATTATTTTACCGTAGAGGTATATCTTATTCTGTAAAACAAAGGATAGAGAGGGCAAAGCAGAATTTTAATCCCCTCCAAAAATCTATTGTTGCCTTAAGTCTGCTTCTATTTATAAGTATTGGTTCTTGGATTTATTATACCGATAATGTTGTCAATACACGCTATTCTGGAAAAGAAGTAGAACAGCTAAGTGTCGATTTTGAAAACCAATATTCAAAATATAAAGAGTTGGCACAACCCAGAATTACAAGTGTCGATATCGATTTTGATTTATATCCTGAAACTCGAGATTTCAAGGCAAAAGGGGAGTTCATTCTGAAAAACAAAACTGAAAGCCCTATAGATTCAGTGTTCATAAACATGAACGACTACCCCCAATCTTATGCCTTTGAAAGAGCAGGAAAAGTAGTGTTAAAAGATACTGTTTATGATTTTGAAATATTCAAGTTCAATAAAAATTTATCTCCTGGAGAAGAGGTGAAATTCACTTTTGAAATGGAGAATAAACTCAATACTATTTTGACGTCGAATTCTCCAGTAAGAACCAATGGGACGTTTATTAATAATCAAATTTTCCCCAGTTTTGGCTATAATGAAAATAGAGAAATTCAAAATAATAAAACCCGAGAAAAGTATGGATTAGAGCCTAAAGAACGAATGAAGTCACCTTATGATTCAACAGCTTTAGGCAATACTTATATCTCTAGTGATGCAGATTGGATAGATTTTGAAACCACAGTATCTACCTCTAAAGATCAAATTGCCATTGCGCCGGGCTATCTTCAGAAAGAATGGATGGAAGGCGACAGAAAATATTTTCACTACAAAATGGACAAGAAAATATTAAATTTCTACGCCTTTAATTCTGCAGAATACGAAGTTTACGAAGACCGCTGGAACGATGTGAACATCCAAGTGTTTTATCATAAACCCCACGATTATAACATTGAAAGGATGGTGAATGCGACCAAGAAATCTCTCGCTTATTATTCAGAAAATTTCAGTCCATACCAATTCAAACAACTTCGCATTTTGGAATTTCCACTTACCTCAGGATCGTTTGCTCAATCCTTTGCCAACACGGTTCCCTATTCAGAAGCGATTGGTTTTATAGCCAAAGTTGATGATGAAGATAATGAAAGTGTGGATTACCCGTTTAGTGTGACCGCACACGAAGTGGCTCACCAATGGTGGGCACATCAGGTGATTGGCGCCAATGTACGTGGGGCAACTTTACTTTCTGAAAGTATGTCTGAATATAGTTCGTTAAAAGTTCTAGAGAAGGAATATGGCAAAGAACAGATGCGAGTGTTTTTGAAAGACGCTTTGGATAAATACCTTAGAGGTCGCCGTTTCGAAAGTCAAAAAGAATTGCCTTTGATGTATAATGAAAATCAACAATATATCCATTACAATAAAGGGTCGCTAGTGCTTTATGCTATGAGTGATTATTTGGGTGAAAAGAAAATGAATAACATCTTGAAAACCTATGTAGATCAAGTCGCATTTCAGGAGCCACCGTACACAACTTCAGTAGAATTTGTAAATATTCTGAAATCTCAAACCCCAGATTCTCTCCAGTATTTGATAAAAGATATGTTTGAAACTATCACACTTTACGATAACCATGCCCTTAAAGCAACCTACGAAGTTCTTGAAAACGGTCAATATAAGGTCAATTTTGATGTAAATGTCCAAAAATACAGATCTTCAGAAAAGGGGGAAAAGGAGTTTAGTGATGCTGAAGGTGAGGGGTTAGTTTTGGAAACGGATGACGAAAATCTAGAATCTCTACCTCTCAAGGATTATATAGAAGTTGGCGTTTTTGGAAAATCTGATGAAAGTCTAGACGATGTCAGAAAGGAAACTGTACTCTACCTTAGAAAGCATATGATATCTGAAATCAACACTACTTTTAGCATTATTGTGGACTCAAAACCCTTAGAAGTTGGGATTGACCCTTTCAATAAACTTATAGATACCGATTCTGATGATAATCGTATAGAAGTTAAGGAAAAATAG
- a CDS encoding MarC family protein, with amino-acid sequence MFDLKQIFTAGMILFAVIDIVGSIPIIVDLRKKVGHIQSEKASIVACILMIAFLFVGETILNLIGIDVNSFAVAGAFIIFFLAMEMILGIQLYKDDAPETAAIVPLAFPLIAGAGTMTSILSLKSEFDTPNIIVAIILNIIVVYAVLKSSKKIEKLFGKQGISVIRKIFGVILLAIAVKLFATNIQSLFN; translated from the coding sequence ATGTTTGATTTAAAACAAATTTTTACCGCTGGCATGATTCTTTTTGCAGTTATAGATATTGTGGGAAGTATTCCAATTATTGTAGACTTAAGGAAAAAAGTGGGTCATATACAAAGCGAAAAAGCATCTATAGTTGCTTGTATTTTGATGATTGCTTTTCTATTTGTTGGGGAGACCATTCTCAACCTTATTGGCATAGACGTGAACTCGTTTGCCGTAGCAGGAGCCTTCATTATTTTCTTCTTGGCCATGGAAATGATTCTAGGCATTCAACTTTATAAAGATGATGCTCCAGAAACTGCCGCTATAGTTCCTCTAGCTTTTCCTCTTATTGCTGGGGCTGGAACAATGACCTCCATATTGTCTTTGAAGTCTGAATTTGATACCCCTAATATTATTGTAGCCATAATATTGAACATTATCGTGGTTTATGCAGTCTTAAAGTCTTCTAAAAAAATTGAGAAACTTTTCGGAAAACAAGGGATTTCTGTCATCAGGAAGATATTTGGTGTAATTTTGTTAGCTATAGCGGTGAAGTTATTCGCCACTAATATTCAGAGTTTATTCAATTAA